Proteins from one Homalodisca vitripennis isolate AUS2020 chromosome 3, UT_GWSS_2.1, whole genome shotgun sequence genomic window:
- the LOC124358188 gene encoding uncharacterized protein LOC124358188: protein MLSFSRSSTPIIFPYTLEDQPLSRSLMIKDLGIMLSPNLNPQEHINYICNRANSALYFVIRNSRNMFSIHALRILYMHLVRPLLEYSSPVWRPYLIGQIHGLEKIQTRFIRFVGELLGFDYRTAPIHDLQLQLNLMPQDE from the coding sequence ATGTTATCTTTCTCCAGGTCTAGCACACCTATCATCTTCCCTTACACACTTGAAGATCAACCCCTCTCGCGTTCTCTGATGATAAAAGACCTTGGAATCATGCTTTCTCCTAATTTAAACCCTCAAgaacatattaactatatttgtaaCAGAGCTAATTCTGCCCTATACTTCGTTATACGGAACAGCCGCAACATGTTCTCAATTCATGCTCTGCGGATCCTTTACATGCATCTGGTGAGACCTTTACTGGAATACTCTTCACCTGTTTGGAGACCTTACTTGATTGGACAGATTCATGGACTTGAGAAAATTCAAACCCGTTTCATCCGTTTTGTTGGTGAGCTGCTAGGCTTCGACTACCGCACTGCTCCAATTCATGATCTGCAACTTCAGTTGAACTTGATGCCACAAGACGAATAA